In Acidobacteriaceae bacterium, the following are encoded in one genomic region:
- a CDS encoding alpha/beta hydrolase has translation MFSRIKIWRSASVAVAALCVMTATVAARAADPKPTATQQLRGPLGLTETGVLDGAAYRIDIPADWNGSLVVFYHGYSMTPVTFHLAERLVGQQAPFFERRYAVAQSGYSLPGWALPQAYPETEALRRYFVRKYGQPKESYVAGGSMGGALTMVTLELNPKPYLGGLDLCGAVGPTFVSFDRRFALRAAFDYFFPNAAPPLLNVPPDYIANDAEREKIAAALRRDPKDAEAMRMLMGVHTDAGVAWNIAYYTYVVGDMIRRAGGNPFDNRNFIYTGTNPNDSRGDFALNDNVRRYAADPKARAYLMRHYTPSGHLTKPMLAVHTVYDPIIPASTLSLYNQTVEYAGYGANLVQQYVKREGHCNITAEEEMRAFDELVEWTHKGPRPEPGLVRVPQAVKDVAKPAPSVPGVKDLPKNTPLQPGVKEPGPVGRS, from the coding sequence ATGTTTTCCCGAATCAAGATCTGGCGTTCCGCCAGCGTTGCTGTGGCTGCGCTCTGCGTCATGACGGCCACCGTGGCCGCTCGCGCTGCCGACCCGAAGCCAACGGCGACACAGCAACTGCGTGGGCCGCTGGGGCTGACGGAGACAGGCGTGCTCGACGGCGCCGCCTATCGGATCGACATTCCCGCAGACTGGAACGGCTCGCTGGTGGTCTTCTACCACGGCTACTCCATGACTCCGGTGACGTTCCACCTTGCGGAGCGGCTGGTGGGCCAGCAGGCACCGTTCTTCGAGCGCCGCTATGCCGTGGCCCAGAGCGGCTACTCCCTGCCCGGATGGGCGCTACCGCAGGCGTACCCCGAGACCGAGGCGTTGCGGCGCTACTTTGTACGCAAATACGGCCAGCCGAAGGAAAGCTACGTGGCTGGCGGCTCCATGGGTGGAGCGCTGACGATGGTGACGCTGGAGTTGAACCCGAAGCCCTATCTCGGCGGGTTGGACCTGTGCGGTGCCGTCGGGCCAACGTTTGTGAGCTTTGACCGGCGCTTTGCGCTGCGGGCCGCGTTCGACTACTTCTTCCCCAACGCTGCGCCGCCGCTGCTGAACGTTCCGCCGGACTACATTGCAAACGACGCCGAGCGGGAGAAGATCGCTGCGGCTCTGCGCCGCGATCCGAAGGACGCCGAAGCCATGCGAATGCTGATGGGCGTGCATACCGACGCGGGCGTGGCCTGGAATATTGCGTACTATACCTACGTCGTAGGCGACATGATTCGCCGTGCAGGCGGCAATCCCTTCGACAACCGCAACTTCATCTACACAGGAACGAACCCGAACGACAGCCGGGGCGATTTCGCGCTGAACGACAACGTACGTCGCTACGCAGCCGACCCGAAGGCGCGGGCGTATCTGATGCGGCATTACACCCCGAGCGGCCACCTGACCAAGCCGATGCTGGCTGTACACACGGTGTACGACCCCATCATCCCGGCAAGCACGCTCTCGCTGTACAACCAGACGGTGGAGTACGCAGGCTACGGAGCCAACCTTGTGCAGCAGTATGTAAAGCGCGAGGGCCACTGCAACATTACCGCCGAAGAAGAGATGCGGGCGTTCGACGAACTGGTGGAGTGGACGCACAAGGGTCCACGGCCGGAGCCCGGACTGGTGCGGGTTCCGCAAGCCGTGAAGGACGTGGCCAAGCCCGCGCCCTCCGTGCCGGGCGTGAAGGACCTGCCGAAGAACACGCCGCTGCAGCCAGGCGTAAAAGAGCCAGGACCTGTGGGGCGTTCGTAA